From the genome of Burkholderia cepacia ATCC 25416:
TGACGGCGGAGAAACGCCAGCTGGTCGGCGATCACCTGTTCGAAGTCCTTGCCCACATAGATGTCGAAGTGGCCTGCCCGATACGCGCGCACTTCGCCTTTGGGTGCGCGGCTGGCATACCGTTTCGTCGGCTCCGCCGGAGCGACGGAGTCGGCTTCGCAAATGCAAAATAGAATCGGGCAGGAAATGTCGGCTGCCTTGCGACCGGGGCGGTACCGAACGATGTTCAGGCCGAAGCGTGCTGCGACCTGATTGCGAAATGCAGTACCGTCAGGTACGAGCGCGAGATAGCCATCCAGGGCATCCGGTGCGGTCATCAACGCGCCGGAACCGGGCGGACCCGCCGTCGGCACCATCACCGGCGCCCTGCCGACGAGGGATAGCAGCACATCCAATAGCGCGAGCGCGGTAACCTTGAGCGCGCTACGCCAGTTCAACGCGAACAACGACGCGACCCCGTCCGTGAACGGGCATTGCGCGATGGCAGCGGCAATAGTTCGGTCGCGTGCTGCGGAGAGAATCACATGACCGCCGCCGAAGGAGGTCCCCCACAGGACCACCTGATCCGGCCGGAGATTGCGGTTCCCGCGTGCAAAAGCGATCGCACCCGACCAGTCCTCCAGTTGCCGATCGATATCGAGCAATTGACGAGGGGAGCCGTCGCTCGCTCCGAAATGTCGATAGTCGAACACGAGGCACGCGTAGCCCTCCGCGCAAAAGCGTTGCGCATAGGCATCGAGCCGCATTTCCTTGATTCCACCCAGCCCGTGCGCCATCACGATGACAGGAAACGGGCCCGTCCCGCGAGGCTCGTACAGCCAGCCACGGCAATGTTCTCCGCGGCCGCCTGCTACGAACTCGACATTTTTTCGCCCGGCCATGTGTCCCCCAAGGTGTGCGAGAATAGATTTCGATCCAATG
Proteins encoded in this window:
- a CDS encoding alpha/beta hydrolase; translated protein: MRYNIGSKSILAHLGGHMAGRKNVEFVAGGRGEHCRGWLYEPRGTGPFPVIVMAHGLGGIKEMRLDAYAQRFCAEGYACLVFDYRHFGASDGSPRQLLDIDRQLEDWSGAIAFARGNRNLRPDQVVLWGTSFGGGHVILSAARDRTIAAAIAQCPFTDGVASLFALNWRSALKVTALALLDVLLSLVGRAPVMVPTAGPPGSGALMTAPDALDGYLALVPDGTAFRNQVAARFGLNIVRYRPGRKAADISCPILFCICEADSVAPAEPTKRYASRAPKGEVRAYRAGHFDIYVGKDFEQVIADQLAFLRRHVPTKQGGAHVDL